The Desulfonatronum thioautotrophicum genome segment GCGGGATGTGGAGAAAGCTGTTCGCGAGGGGAAGGAATGAAAGCGAGTGATCAATACCTGAAAATTGTGGAATGGTCAGAAGAGGATCAGTGCTACGTTGGCACATGCCCCGGGCCCCATGCTTGGCGGTATTCACGGAGATGACGAAACCGACGTCTACAAGGAATTCTGTCAGGCCGTTGAGGAATGGATCGAGGTCTATCAAGCAGACCGAGAGACCTTGCCCGCCGCCACGGCGGGAAAAGAGTACTCTGGCAAATTTGTTGTCAGCAGGGTCGGAAAGGATTTGCACAAGACGCTTGCCATCGACGCTCTCCGATATGGTGAGAGCTTAAACTCCTTCTGCGTCCATGTCTTGCGTGAGGGAAGAGCATATTATGGAGAGAACAAA includes the following:
- a CDS encoding toxin-antitoxin system HicB family antitoxin; its protein translation is MLGGIHGDDETDVYKEFCQAVEEWIEVYQADRETLPAATAGKEYSGKFVVSRVGKDLHKTLAIDALRYGESLNSFCVHVLREGRAYYGENK